From Planctomycetota bacterium, the proteins below share one genomic window:
- a CDS encoding HDOD domain-containing protein yields the protein MATITAQPTHVDVAAPSGEADIIRAAIADLTAVATLPQVTSKIISLVENPRSSAQQLEKLVQNDPALVSRLLKVVNSSFYGLPGEIASIDRAIVLLGLQAVKNIAVAASLGQMFRGKDLGAGKSASDLWRHCIAVAVGSRKLAEATGMCKPDEAFLCGMVHDIGLLVAAQTWPEKFRKVIEEVDATGESFLEVERRMTGTDHANLGAALCAKWKFPAACRDVCRFHHKPELNEDHRGLSAVVFAADTLACEVGGGFDLTGRRQHLKPQDAKAVYLSAESTDALRAELPDLIEEASQIL from the coding sequence ATGGCCACCATCACCGCACAACCCACGCACGTCGACGTAGCCGCGCCGAGCGGCGAGGCGGACATCATCCGGGCCGCGATTGCCGATCTCACCGCCGTCGCGACCCTGCCCCAGGTCACCAGCAAGATCATCAGCCTCGTCGAGAATCCGCGTAGCAGTGCGCAGCAACTCGAAAAGCTCGTGCAGAACGACCCGGCACTCGTGTCGCGTTTGCTCAAGGTCGTGAACTCCAGCTTCTACGGACTGCCCGGCGAGATCGCCTCGATCGACCGGGCCATCGTGCTACTCGGTCTGCAGGCGGTGAAGAACATTGCCGTCGCGGCATCGCTCGGCCAGATGTTCCGTGGCAAGGACCTCGGCGCGGGCAAAAGCGCTTCGGACCTGTGGCGTCACTGCATCGCCGTCGCTGTCGGTTCGCGGAAGCTCGCCGAGGCGACCGGGATGTGCAAGCCGGACGAAGCATTCCTCTGCGGCATGGTCCACGACATCGGCCTGCTCGTCGCGGCCCAGACATGGCCGGAGAAGTTCCGGAAAGTCATCGAAGAGGTCGACGCGACCGGCGAGTCTTTCCTCGAAGTCGAACGCCGCATGACCGGTACCGACCATGCGAACCTCGGCGCGGCATTGTGTGCCAAGTGGAAGTTCCCCGCCGCGTGTCGCGACGTGTGCCGCTTCCACCACAAGCCCGAGCTCAACGAAGACCATCGCGGGCTCAGTGCCGTGGTCTTTGCGGCCGACACGCTCGCATGCGAAGTCGGCGGCGGTTTCGACCTGACCGGCCGACGCCAGCACCTCAAGCCGCAGGACGCCAAGGCCGTGTACCTCAGTGCCGAGTCGACCGACGCGCTGCGTGCGGAGTTGCCCGATCTGATCGAGGAAGCCTCGCAGATCTTGTAG
- a CDS encoding N-acetylneuraminate synthase family protein produces MRIGEREIGPGRPTLVIAEIGVNHDGDVTRALRLVEAAANAGADAVKFQLFRADRLAGDAPLAAYQTGTGGQRELLRSLELSTAEVESVVAANRDAGRLPIATPFSPEDVDDVRRLGLPAVKIASPDCVNTLLLRACAELSVPMLVSTGAATMGEVDRLVRDIGDVDLALLHCVSSYPTPDDAAQLGWIRQLETRCPIVGYSDHTQNAVTGALAVAAGARVIEKHLTYDRAAAGPDHAASFAPAQFANYVQGIREAEQVMGGGDKSVQPCEQDVRRVSRQSLALRHGIAAGRVIGAADLTTRRPGDGLAPSVWVDVVGRRATRDLPAGTLLSWDLLAKAA; encoded by the coding sequence ATGCGAATCGGTGAGCGTGAGATCGGCCCCGGTCGTCCTACGTTGGTCATTGCCGAGATCGGCGTGAACCACGACGGCGACGTGACACGGGCGCTGCGGTTGGTCGAAGCGGCGGCGAATGCCGGGGCGGACGCGGTCAAGTTCCAACTGTTCCGCGCCGATCGGCTCGCCGGCGATGCGCCACTCGCGGCGTACCAAACCGGCACCGGCGGACAGCGTGAACTGCTCCGCTCGCTCGAACTGAGTACCGCCGAGGTCGAGTCGGTCGTCGCCGCCAACCGCGACGCCGGCCGTCTGCCGATCGCGACGCCGTTCTCGCCCGAGGACGTGGACGATGTGCGTCGGCTTGGCCTGCCGGCGGTCAAGATTGCTTCGCCCGACTGCGTGAACACGTTGTTGCTTCGGGCGTGTGCCGAGCTCTCCGTGCCGATGCTCGTGAGTACCGGTGCGGCGACGATGGGTGAGGTCGATCGCCTCGTGCGCGACATTGGCGATGTCGATCTCGCGCTGTTGCACTGTGTCAGCAGCTACCCGACGCCTGATGACGCTGCCCAACTTGGCTGGATACGCCAACTCGAAACGCGATGCCCGATCGTCGGCTATTCCGATCACACGCAGAACGCCGTCACGGGCGCGCTCGCCGTCGCTGCCGGGGCCCGAGTGATCGAGAAACACCTGACCTACGACCGCGCCGCCGCCGGACCGGACCATGCGGCGAGCTTCGCGCCGGCGCAGTTTGCCAACTACGTCCAAGGTATCCGCGAGGCCGAGCAGGTGATGGGTGGCGGTGACAAGTCCGTACAACCGTGCGAACAAGACGTACGTCGTGTGAGTCGGCAGAGCTTGGCCTTGCGGCACGGCATCGCGGCGGGGCGGGTCATCGGCGCGGCGGACCTGACCACGCGTCGGCCCGGTGATGGGCTGGCACCTTCGGTGTGGGTGGACGTGGTCGGCCGGCGTGCCACGCGCGACTTGCCAGCGGGCACGCTGTTGTCCTGGGACCTTCTCGCGAAGGCGGCATGA
- a CDS encoding acylneuraminate cytidylyltransferase family protein, with protein sequence MQHLLGVAPMVNTDFNVLGVVMARGGSVGLAGKHLRELHGRTVIDYTLDHATAAESVTRVVVSSDCPNILDLARRRMFETIHRPESLATSAASVQDVLLHALDSVESRSSFRAHAVAILYGNVPVRPDGCIDAAVEKLRDSGSDSVRTWCPVGKWHPYWMATLDGDRVVPNFTGSIHRRQDLPPMRLHDGGCVVIKREALLAGRGTSDPHAMFGTDRRGIETGEGDVVEVDSERDLWIAEAALRGKVRPNMRRAA encoded by the coding sequence TTGCAACACCTGCTCGGAGTGGCACCGATGGTAAATACAGATTTCAACGTGCTCGGCGTCGTGATGGCCCGCGGCGGGAGTGTCGGGCTGGCGGGCAAGCATCTGCGCGAGCTGCACGGCCGGACGGTCATCGACTACACGCTCGACCATGCCACGGCGGCCGAGTCGGTCACGCGCGTCGTGGTCAGTAGCGATTGCCCAAACATCCTCGACCTCGCACGTCGGCGGATGTTTGAGACGATCCACCGACCCGAATCCCTGGCGACGAGCGCGGCGTCGGTGCAGGACGTGTTGCTTCACGCGCTCGACAGTGTCGAGAGCAGGAGCAGCTTCCGGGCTCACGCGGTGGCGATTCTTTACGGCAACGTGCCGGTCCGGCCGGACGGCTGCATCGACGCGGCCGTCGAGAAACTACGCGACAGTGGCTCCGATTCGGTGCGGACATGGTGCCCGGTCGGTAAATGGCACCCGTACTGGATGGCGACGCTCGACGGCGATCGAGTGGTTCCCAACTTCACCGGCAGCATTCACCGCCGCCAGGATCTGCCGCCGATGCGACTGCACGACGGGGGATGCGTCGTCATCAAGCGTGAGGCGTTGCTGGCGGGCCGGGGCACAAGTGATCCGCATGCGATGTTCGGTACCGACCGACGCGGCATCGAAACCGGCGAGGGTGACGTTGTCGAAGTCGACAGCGAGCGCGACCTGTGGATCGCCGAGGCCGCCCTCCGTGGCAAGGTCCGGCCGAACATGCGAAGGGCGGCGTGA
- the neuC gene encoding UDP-N-acetylglucosamine 2-epimerase, whose protein sequence is MARNVCFVTGTRAEYGLMRTTLAAIEEHPDLTLQVLATGMHLDHSRGHSLDLISQVDHVTPWPTDGVTARNTGTALADMADAFGRMATEIVLVVGDRVEAFAGASAAAIGGRIVAHVHGGDRALGQLDDALRHAITKLAHVHFAATPISGERIAKLGEDADRIHVVGAPGIDGIVAAAIDPGVDGPFGLLVYHPGSADDVNEAGVMRQLIDDALATIPTVVAVYPNNDPGAGGIAEVLDAERQPGLVKFRDLPRERYLGLLRDTRWLLGNSSSGIIEAASFGTPVIDVGPRQAGRECGGNVKRVTVAEVPQTLANTRPWTGTNPYGGDGTGQRIAERLTQLPADPAWRRKLITY, encoded by the coding sequence GTGGCCCGTAACGTCTGCTTCGTCACCGGCACACGGGCCGAGTACGGGCTGATGCGTACCACGCTCGCCGCGATCGAGGAACACCCGGACCTGACCCTGCAGGTGCTCGCAACAGGGATGCACCTCGATCATTCACGCGGGCATTCGTTGGACCTGATCTCACAAGTGGACCACGTCACGCCATGGCCGACCGATGGTGTGACCGCTCGCAACACGGGTACCGCGCTGGCCGACATGGCCGATGCGTTCGGGCGGATGGCGACGGAGATCGTGTTGGTGGTGGGCGACCGGGTGGAAGCGTTCGCCGGGGCGAGCGCGGCCGCGATCGGCGGGCGGATCGTCGCCCATGTCCACGGCGGCGACCGCGCGCTGGGCCAACTCGACGATGCACTACGCCACGCGATCACCAAGCTCGCGCATGTTCACTTCGCGGCAACGCCCATAAGTGGCGAACGCATTGCGAAGCTCGGCGAAGACGCCGATCGGATTCACGTCGTGGGAGCGCCGGGGATCGACGGCATTGTCGCAGCCGCGATCGACCCGGGCGTCGATGGCCCGTTCGGCTTGCTCGTGTACCACCCCGGTAGTGCCGACGATGTCAACGAGGCGGGCGTGATGCGGCAACTGATTGATGATGCCCTCGCTACGATACCGACGGTCGTCGCGGTGTATCCGAACAACGATCCGGGGGCCGGGGGCATCGCGGAGGTGCTGGACGCGGAGCGGCAGCCGGGACTCGTCAAGTTCCGCGATCTCCCGCGCGAGCGATATCTTGGCCTGCTGCGCGATACGCGCTGGCTGCTGGGCAACTCCTCGAGCGGGATCATCGAAGCGGCCAGCTTCGGAACGCCGGTCATCGACGTGGGCCCGCGCCAGGCCGGCCGGGAGTGCGGCGGCAACGTGAAACGTGTCACGGTGGCGGAAGTTCCCCAGACTCTGGCCAACACCCGACCGTGGACCGGCACGAACCCGTACGGCGGCGACGGCACCGGGCAACGCATCGCCGAACGGCTCACCCAGCTTCCGGCGGATCCCGCGTGGCGGCGGAAGCTCATCACCTATTGA